In the genome of Desulfofarcimen acetoxidans DSM 771, one region contains:
- a CDS encoding polysaccharide biosynthesis protein: protein MSGKARLLVLLCCDFLLVIMSLLVSLFIRFPSWPELSKALVNYINFAPVCALVMLVFFYFFGLYQRVWAYASIGELVTIVKAVTTGKLVVIALTYFIFTPLPRSVVLMSWAFSIILIGGSRLCWRIYVQKKKFAVAGCPLDKRKTLIVGAGDAGVLVVRELMNHNSEYLPVGFIDDDASKQGMVILGIPVLGKREELPSIIEKYRIKEVIIAMPSVSGQVIKETVEKCHNSQVKLKILPGVYQLISGQVTVNHIRDIQVEDLLGREPVEVDLSEIAGYLTDRVVLVSGAGGSIGSELCRQVVRFKPKLLVVLGHGENSIHNIVFELREMHGSDLPIEIVIADIRDRQKINLIFKKYRPSVVFHAAAHKHVPLMELHPDESVKTNVLGTKNLAEAADRVGTDVFIMLSTDKAVNPSSVMGATKRLAELILQQMNSISDTVYAAVRFGNVLGSNGSVVPIFKRQIAQGGPVTVTHPEMKRYFMTIPEAVQLVIQAGAMAQGGEIFVLDMGEPVKIVDLAKCIIDLSGVDCEIKFTGIRPGEKLFEELLTAEEGSSATRHRRIFVANAGSVNLETLELEILRLRELGWDVVTGDVFKALTVLLPNIKIYRKDMVG from the coding sequence ATGAGTGGTAAGGCAAGATTACTGGTTTTACTGTGTTGTGATTTTCTGTTGGTGATTATGTCTTTGCTCGTTTCACTGTTTATCCGTTTCCCCAGTTGGCCTGAATTAAGCAAGGCTTTAGTTAACTATATTAATTTTGCCCCGGTTTGTGCGCTTGTTATGCTTGTCTTTTTTTATTTTTTTGGCCTTTATCAAAGAGTATGGGCCTATGCCAGCATAGGTGAGTTAGTGACTATAGTAAAAGCGGTTACAACAGGAAAACTTGTTGTCATTGCTTTGACATATTTTATTTTTACCCCGTTACCCAGAAGTGTAGTATTAATGTCCTGGGCTTTTAGTATTATTCTGATTGGCGGTTCCAGGTTGTGCTGGAGAATATATGTACAGAAGAAGAAATTTGCCGTGGCCGGCTGCCCACTGGATAAAAGGAAAACGCTTATAGTTGGTGCCGGTGATGCCGGGGTGCTGGTGGTTCGCGAATTAATGAACCATAACAGTGAGTATTTGCCGGTAGGATTTATTGATGATGATGCAAGTAAGCAGGGTATGGTTATCCTGGGCATACCGGTGTTAGGGAAACGTGAAGAATTGCCGTCGATTATCGAAAAATACAGAATTAAAGAAGTAATTATCGCTATGCCGTCAGTGTCCGGACAAGTTATAAAGGAAACTGTCGAGAAGTGTCACAATTCACAGGTAAAATTAAAGATATTGCCGGGTGTTTACCAGTTAATCAGCGGGCAAGTGACCGTAAATCATATTCGCGATATTCAGGTGGAAGATTTATTGGGCAGAGAGCCTGTTGAGGTAGATTTAAGCGAGATTGCCGGTTATTTAACAGATAGGGTGGTTTTGGTTTCCGGTGCCGGCGGTTCGATTGGTTCAGAGCTATGCAGGCAGGTGGTCAGGTTTAAGCCCAAGCTTCTGGTTGTTTTGGGGCATGGTGAGAACAGCATACATAATATAGTCTTTGAGCTTCGTGAAATGCATGGCAGCGATCTGCCTATTGAGATAGTGATTGCTGATATAAGGGACAGGCAAAAGATTAATTTGATTTTTAAGAAATATAGACCGTCAGTGGTTTTTCATGCTGCTGCGCATAAGCATGTACCTCTGATGGAGCTGCATCCTGATGAGTCAGTGAAGACGAATGTTTTGGGTACAAAGAATTTAGCAGAAGCAGCCGACAGGGTTGGAACAGATGTTTTTATTATGCTTTCAACAGATAAAGCAGTTAATCCTTCCAGTGTTATGGGGGCTACCAAGCGTTTGGCTGAGCTGATATTGCAGCAGATGAACAGTATAAGTGATACTGTTTATGCGGCTGTTCGGTTTGGCAATGTCTTGGGGAGCAATGGCAGTGTAGTGCCTATCTTTAAGCGGCAGATTGCTCAGGGAGGGCCGGTTACTGTTACTCACCCGGAAATGAAGAGGTACTTTATGACTATACCCGAGGCTGTGCAGTTAGTGATTCAGGCTGGGGCTATGGCTCAGGGCGGGGAGATATTTGTGCTGGACATGGGTGAGCCGGTGAAGATTGTGGATTTAGCTAAATGTATTATTGATTTGTCGGGAGTGGATTGTGAAATTAAATTTACCGGGATTAGGCCGGGGGAGAAGCTGTTTGAGGAATTGCTGACGGCAGAAGAGGGTTCTTCTGCTACCCGGCATAGGAGGATATTTGTGGCTAATGCGGGGAGTGTGAATTTGGAGACATTGGAGTTGGAAATTCTTCGTTTGAGGGAGTTGGGATGGGATGTTGTGACTGGGGACGTTTTTAAAGCATTGACGGTTCTCCTTCCAAATATAAAGATATATCGAAAAGATATGGTTGGTTAG
- the galE gene encoding UDP-glucose 4-epimerase GalE — protein sequence MAILVTGGVGYIGSHTCVELLNAGYEVVVIDNLSNSKTESLKRVNWITGKHVKFYEVDVLDSEGVEKVFSENSIEAVIHFAGLKAVGESVRIPLRYYHNNITGTLVLCQVMQKYGVRNLVFSSSATVYGIPGCVPIAEDCLLGATNPYGRTKLMIEELLKDLYASDKAWSIALLRYFNPIGAHKSGLIGEDPSGIPNNLMPYITLVAVGKLKELKVFGSDYPTSDGTGVRDYIHVVDLAHGHLKALEKIISGSGIDAYNLGTGKGYSVLEMVASFENVSGRKVPYLLVERRAGDVAICYADPTKARIELGWVAQRGIEEMCADSWNWQSSNPDGYGD from the coding sequence ATGGCGATACTGGTTACGGGAGGAGTAGGATATATCGGTAGTCACACGTGTGTGGAACTGCTCAATGCCGGTTATGAAGTTGTAGTGATAGATAATTTATCAAACAGCAAGACTGAGTCTTTGAAACGTGTGAACTGGATAACGGGCAAGCATGTCAAGTTTTACGAGGTTGATGTTTTAGATAGTGAAGGGGTTGAGAAGGTTTTTTCCGAGAATAGCATAGAGGCGGTAATACATTTTGCCGGTCTTAAAGCAGTAGGTGAGTCAGTACGAATTCCCCTGCGCTATTATCACAATAATATTACCGGTACTCTTGTGCTTTGCCAGGTTATGCAGAAATACGGTGTGAGGAATTTGGTGTTTAGCTCATCGGCTACAGTATATGGTATACCCGGATGTGTGCCTATCGCTGAGGATTGCTTATTGGGGGCTACCAACCCCTATGGACGTACTAAGCTGATGATAGAGGAACTGCTAAAGGATCTTTATGCATCTGATAAAGCTTGGAGTATTGCACTTCTTCGCTATTTTAATCCCATAGGTGCGCACAAGAGTGGGCTTATCGGTGAGGATCCCAGTGGTATCCCTAACAACCTCATGCCCTACATTACACTGGTTGCGGTAGGTAAGCTAAAGGAACTCAAAGTGTTCGGCAGTGACTATCCTACTTCCGATGGCACAGGAGTAAGGGATTACATTCATGTTGTGGATCTTGCCCATGGACATCTGAAGGCTTTGGAGAAGATTATATCCGGCAGCGGCATTGATGCATATAACTTGGGTACGGGAAAAGGTTATAGTGTACTTGAAATGGTAGCGTCCTTTGAAAATGTCTCGGGCAGGAAGGTGCCGTATTTACTGGTAGAAAGAAGGGCCGGTGATGTAGCTATTTGCTATGCTGATCCGACAAAAGCAAGGATAGAACTTGGCTGGGTTGCCCAAAGGGGTATTGAGGAGATGTGTGCTGATTCTTGGAACTGGCAGTCAAGTAATCCAGATGGATATGGAGATTAG